The DNA sequence CATCTTATAAACACCTATTTTATACCGTAAGCCTTGCTTACCGGAATAACAAAAAGAATTCCATGCCCTTCTTTTTCTACATCGGATTTTTTTCTGATTGCTTCAACAACATTTTCAAGTTGATCGTCATCAACGATAGTTAAAACAATTTCTTTTTCGGGTTCAATCTCCATGTCAAAGATAAGCTTTGTTTGATTAAGCCCCGATCCTCTTGCATGGATTATTGTTCCTCCTCTTGCTCCTGCTTCTAAAGAAGCATCAACGACTTCGCTTGCTTTTCCTCTATTAACAACAGTAAATATTGCAGACTTCATAGTTTTTACCTCCTCCCGTTTAAATACGGGCTTTTCATCATCCAGGGTATTTTCAATATTAATAAAACTTAAAGGCATACGGAATGCTATGCCGAAATTTTTACGAGTAAGATTGAACTTTTTATTTAGCTCATCCATAAGACCGTCTAAAAAATCTCCATGTCCGGCCGTTAAAATCAACTCTTTTCTTGTCTCTTGAATTCCTAAAAAATCAAGTACTTTACTTTTTACCGTACCAAAGGCAATCATTATTGTAGCTCCGGTAAGGCCCTTATCTTTAGCGTACTTTACTATTTTACGTGCACGCCCAAAAGGGACTAAAATAATCAGAAGGGAAAAATCTTTCATTTTTGTTCTCCTGCGCTTTTAATCTTAAATATTAATCCTAAAATTTGTAACGAAATAATAGGAGCCAATGCGACGGCGGCTATAATTCCAAAGCCGTCTATTAAAACATTTGCCGTCGGCGTATAATCGGCAAGCCCTTGTGCAAGGGATAAAACAAAGGTTGCAGTCATGGGGCCTGAAGCAACACCTCCGGCATCAAAGGCGATACTTACAAAAAGATCCGGAACAATGATTGATAATAAAAGTGAAACTATATATCCGGGAAGTAAAATATGCCATAACTGAAATGCCGGTTCTATAATTCTAAGTAACGAAAGCATTACCGCAAAGCTGACGCCTATACATAAAAATATTAAAACTATCTTGCGGGGAATATGGCCGCTCGTTACGTTTTCTATTTGTACCGTCAAAACATAAACGGCAGGTTCGGCCAAAATAGAAACAATACCTATCAGGGCACCGATAAAAAGAATTAAAGGCCGTGTTCCTATTTCTCCCAATCGGCTTCCCATCGCTATTCCGACATCTAAAAAGCCCGATTTTGCTCCCCACATAAATAGAAATAAGCCTATCAATGTAATTATAAGACCTTTAATAATGGGAATTAAATCTTTGGCCCTCAACTTTATACTTATAAAGTTTGTAATTAAAAATATTACGGTCAAGGGTAAAAGAGACATAATACATTCATAAAGTACCGGTAAAAAATGTTCAGCAAAGGGATAAAATATTTGTGCATGTACATCTAAATTGAATACAAAATCATCGGCGGATATTTCTTTTGTTTTTCCTAATACGCTTAAAGCCAATACTGCTAAGATTGCTCCGGCAGATGCCATACCTACAAGACCGAAAGCATCCCTTTCGGAAGCAGCCGAGTCTTTTTTCATCTCGGAAACACCGGCTGCTAAGGCCAGAATAAAAGGCACGGTTATTGCGCCTGTAGTTGTTCCCGAAGAATCAAATGATATCGAAATAAATTCGGAAGACGAAAAAAGAGAGAGCAAAAATATTACGCCGTAAGAAAGAGCAAAAATGATTTTTTGCGAAATATTAAATACGGTTCTCAAAATACCAAAAACCACAAAGGCTGCAACACCGACAGAAACAACTACTATGAGTCTTAATGCCGGAATCCCGCTTTTTGTTACCGTCTTTACCTGACTTGCCAAAATCTGTAAATCGGGTTCTGCAATTGAAATTAAAAAACCAAGGGCAAAACCTCCTAAAATCAAAATCAGAATATTATTCCTTTTTGTGATTTCTTTTCCCATTTGCAAACCGATTTTTGTAACACTCATTTCGATTCCAAACAGAAAAAAAGCCAGCCCTAATATTATGCATACACTCCCGATTAAAAATCTAATAAAGACACTGTAATCGATATGAATAAATGCAAAATTCAAGATAGTAGTCAAAATAACGATTGGTAAAACCGACATCAAGACTTCTTTAAATTTATCAATTAGAATATTCATAACCGGATAATATTATTGACTAAATTTTAATTTTGGTCAATAGGAAGAAATTATTTATGTCTAAGCAATAAAAATACGGTTTTAGATACAATTTTTCAATTTAATTATCCAATTAGTGATTGACAAAGAATATATTTATGCCTAAAATACAGTGTATAAGCTAAGCAGACATTATATCTAAGTATCGGTTCATTTAAGCTTTTCTTAATAAAGAAATTTATTTTATTTAAATTATAAACTTTAGTTTTAAGGAAGAAATTTTTATGCAAAAACTACTTAAAAAATTTTACCTCCTTACAGTCTTGGTTTTGACTGTATGTTTGGTTACTTCATGTACTATGTTAAGAGCTATGTTAAGCGATTTTAAAAAATTATCTGAAGAAGGCCATGCCAGTATTAATGGGAAAAAGGTCAATCTTAAAACAATGGGTGATCCCGAAAAAGATTGCCTTGCGTTTGGATATTTAAAAATACCAACAGAACAATTGTACATTCAATCCGATCCCTCAAAAGAACCTATTTATACAACACCTTTTGTATTCCAAGGCTCCTATGCAGATGGAAGTATCTTTTGTTTTCCACCGTTTAAAACCGATCTGGCTTTTCAGTTAGTGTCTTTACGTAATGTAAATTTTAATGTAATAACTACTTTTTCGCCTCAGTTAGGTGCAGAAGGAAAAATAGCATTTGTAACACATAAAAAAGGCTTAATGTTTATCGGTGCTTATGATTTTATTACGGAAGGAAAGGCAGGAATGATTGTACCTTTGGCTCGTAAAGATAGTGCTCAGTACGAATTAAAATGTCTTTTAAAAATAAAAAAGTTGCTACAACATACAGCATGGTTACCGCTTATTGAAGCAAGAATAAAGGAGTTGGAAAATGAAAAAAAATAAATTATTTAAAATCTTGTGTTTATTATTATTATTTATAGTCACAGGATTTGTATTCGCTGATGAAGAGAAAAAAGCCTTACCTTCAAAAGAAGAGGTTGTTTTGGTTTTTAGTTTAAAAGTTTTACCAACTCCTGATAGTGCTTTTTTTTCAAACTATCGCAATATAAAATTCGGCAATTTTGGTTTTGATGATGGAAGTGTTGCTACCGATCAAATATATGTAAATTATCTTGTTCATAAATATTTTTTGTCGGCTAAATGTGATGAAGATCCGCAAAAAACCGATTTTGTTATGAAGAAAATTACCTTACAATCAAATAAACGGATTATTAACTTGTATAAATTAGTTTATTACTTTGGTAACGCATATTGTGCACAATTGACCTTACCAATCCAATCAGAGCTAACGATACCGGAAGATGTGAAATTTGTATACCTTGGAGATTTTACCATTAAATGTTCAATGCCGTTTTATGATATTAGTGAAATAAAAAGGATTGATAATTTTGATGCTGCCGCTCTTGCAGTGAAGAAGGCGTACGGAAAAAGTGCTGAGCTTGAACGGATTCCTCTTGTTCCGCTAAAGAAATAAACTAAAAAAGGGATTTCAAAAATATTGAAATCCCTTTTTAATTCTTATTTACTTTTACGAGCAGATGATATTGTTTTTAAAATAATATCTCCGTATTTATCTTTTTTTGCTTTTCCTATTCCGAAGATATTATCAAGCTCAGCAATTGTTGCAGGTTTTTTTACACCCAAATCGAAGATGGTCTTATCCGAAAAAATAACATAGGCAGGAACTCTTGCTTCATCTGCAAGTTCTCTTCGTTTTTGCTTTAGTGCATTTACTATAGCCTTACCGCGTCCATCTAAATTATTTTCAAATGTTTGAGGTTTTGATTTTTCTTTTACTTCTTTTTTAGCGGAATTGTCTTTTTCATAATTAAAAGGAAGCATAATACTTGTTCGGGCTTGAAGTTCTTCTTTTGCTTTTTGGGTAAGAGATAATACCGAGTAATCTTCATCTTTTACAAGATAGTCTTCCGCCAATAGAATACGGACAAGATTAAACCAGCCTTCTCTATTGAATTCCGTACCGATTCCCCAGACGGAAAGATCATTATGCTTGTTTTCAAGTATTCGTTTTTGCTTTGAACCTAAAAGAACATCGATTATATAGCTGGCTCCGAATCGGCAGCCGGTTCTGACAACGCAGGATAAAAATTTCTGCACAGGAACTGTCAAATCGGTTTTTTCTATTTTTTCTCTTGAACAAAAATCACAGCAAGGTGCATCGCCCTGTATTTCTTTTAATTTTCCTTCGGATATATTTTCTCCGAAATATTTTAAAATCGCCCGCCGGCGGCAGCTATTAGCTTGAGCATAATTACTAATGGCGGAAAGCATTGCTTCGGCCTTTTTAACCTCATCGGGAGATTTATCCTGCATCAAGAATTTAAGCTTAAAAATGTCGGCAGCCGAAAAAAGCAAAAGAGCATGAGCCGGATTTCCGTCTCTGCCTGCTCTGCCTATTTCCTGATAATACTGTTCAATACTTTTAGGCAAATCAAAATGAATAACGAACCTTACATTAGGTTTATTTATTCCCATACCAAAGGCCACGGTTGCTACAATTATTTCTATATCGTCATTGATAAAATCGTTTTGAGTTTTTTGCCTAAGCTCGTCTGATAGTCCCGCGTGATAGGGTTTTGCATTATAGCCTAAAACCGATAGTTGAACGGCCAAGGTATCTGCCTGTTTGCGGGAAAAACAGTAAATAATTCCGCTTTCGCCCCTATGTTCTTTTAGAAATTCCGAGGCTTGTTCAAAAGACTTTTGCTTTTCTTTAACCTCCAAAAAAATATTTTTGCGGTTAAAACCGGCAATAAACTCTTTTGGCGTTTTGAGCTTTAGCATTTTTTTTATATCCGAACGCACCTTTTCGGTTGCTGTTGCCGTTATGGCAAGACAGACCGATTCTTTTAATAGCTTGCGTATTTCAGCCAACTGCCTATATTCCGGTCTAAAATCATGACCCCATTCCGAAATGCAGTGAGCTTCATCTATCGTAAGACAATCCACTTTTATTGAAGAAAGAAGCTCTTTACATCGGTCACTGACCAGAGTTTCAGGAGCAACATAAAGGATTTTTACCTCTCCGTTTTTTATACGGCGTATATTATCGGCATATTTTTCCCAATCCAAGGAGCTGTTTAAGGCAACCGCCTCAACACCGATAGTTTCCAAACCGCAAATTTGGTCATGCATAAGAGAGATAAGGGGAGAAACTACTATGGTTACCCCTTCAAAAATAAGGGCCGGAATCTGATAGCATAAAGATTTTCCGCCTCCTGTGGGCATTACCGCAAGAACATCTTTTTTTTGGAGAAGGCTGTCTATAATTTCTTTTTGGAAGGGCCTGAATTCGTCATATCCGAAGACCTGTTTTAAAATGTCCTCAGGGGAGGTGAGTCTTTTTTTACTGTCAGAACCTTTTGATCCGCGCGTCATATATGGCTGTCATTATACCCTAAAACGGCAAATTAAGCAAGCATTTTGTGAAAAGTTATGGTAAGCACCTTTTAGGCTTCCTTTTTTTTGTTTTTTCCTTATAATATAGATATGGCTAAATTTAAACGGAAAACAAAAGAAGAGCGGACGCATGAGATAATAGAAGCCGCAAAAAAGGTGTTTTTAAAAAAGGGTTTTCATAATACTACGATGGAAGATATTGTTGCCGCTACAAGCCTTTCAAAAGGAGGGGTTTATCAGTACTTTAAAAGTACGAAGGCTATAATGTTTGCCATAATGCAGGAAGGAAACTATTTTCGATACAGACGCAATGAAGAAATCTTTAGTTCTGCAAAAAAAATTGATGACCCTTACGAAATTGTAACCCAAGCCTTAGAAGCAAAACTATTTGATAATGTTCCCGAAAAGCGGCTTTATCTAATGTTTCTTGCCGAAATTCTATATGATAAAGAATATGAGGCTCTTTTTTGGAAACTTGAAGATCAAGCTCATAAGTTTATAAGCGAAAACCTTGAACATTTATTTAAAGAAGGGACTTTTGCAGGTAAAAAAATAAAGTATAAAACAAACAAAACAGGACGGCTCTACTCCCGTCTTTTTAACGGAATCCTTATAATGTATGAACTCTTTGAAGATAAAACACCCTTTGATAGGGGAAAAAGAGAGCTCCACGACCTTCTTTATTCTTGTGTAAAAAAAAGTTTTACAATTGAATAATAAAAATTAGTTATCCTATCTTGACTTTAGTTTCTCTTTTTATATAATATAACTGACGAATACGTCAGTTATGGAGATTCTTATGACAGATAAAAGAGAACATTTGATTTCAGGTAATATGTTCAAGCTGATGCTTGAGCTTAGCATTCCGGGTATTATCGGAATGTTTGTCATCAGCTTATACAGCTTTGTGGATGCAATTTTCGTAGGAAGATATGTAAGCAGCGTAGCTTTAGGAGCAATAAGTGTAGCCTATACATTTACACTGATAAATAACGGCATTGCCGTTTTAGTAGGTATAGGTTCCGCTTCGGTTCTTTCGAGAGCAGTAGGGAGAAGCGACCAAGAAACCGTTGATTCTATTATGGGAAACGTCCTTTTGTTGACTCTTCTTTTTTCATTGGGAACTATGACAATCGGATTAATTTTTGCACCTCAACTTTTGGCTCTTATAGGAGCTGAAGGAGAAATGCTCCGATTGGGAGTAAGCTATCTGCGGATTGTATATATCGGTTCACTCTTTGTAAACTTCGGTCAAGCAGCCAACATGGTTATGAGAGGAGAAGGCCGAATGGGTCTTGCCATGCTTTTGATGGGTATAAGTGCCGTACTAAATATTATTTTGGATGCAGTCTTTGTAATTGTTTTAAAAAAGGGACTTGAAGGCGCCGCTATAGCAACCGTAATATCTCAAGTGGTTCTTGCAATCTGTAATTTTTGTTACTTTGCATTCTTCAGCAAAAATGTTAAATTCAAACACTTTAAGCTTCAAAAAAGCATTGTAAAAGAAACCCTTTCAATAGGTTTTTCTGCAATGTTGATGCAGGTCTTTGCCCTTTTACAGCAGGCCGTTATGTATTCTACATTAAAAAGATACGGCGGAGAAGATCAAGTAATTTTAATGGGTGCTTTTTTTAGATATCTAATGTTATCCTTTATTCCTCTTTGGGGCATAAGTCAAGGCTATCAGCCCTTTGCAGGAACCAATTTCGGAGCACAAAAACTTGACAGGGTAAAAAAAGGAACTTTTCTTTTTTACGGCTTCGGATTATTTTTATCACTGATATTTTGGCTGGTATTTTTAATTATGCCTGAACAGGTTTTGGGGCTATTCTTGAAAAATAAGGAGCTTATATCTTTAGGAAGAACGAATGCAATGCTTGCTATTTCTTTATTTCCTTTGTCGGCAATTATGATTATCAATTTAACCCTATTTCAAGCTTTAGGTAAAGCGAAGTATGCAGGTATGTTGGTAATTGCCCGCCAATTTTTACTTTATATTCCGGCCGTATTAATTCTCCCCGTATTTTTGGGAACACGGGGAGTTTGGATTTCAAGCCCGATAATAGACACGCTGGTTACGGTTTTATCAGCATTTATAGTGATTAAACTTTTTAAAAAAGATTTAAGCACTAAAGATAAACCATTGAGTGCATAAGTTACTGTCATTTCACAAGGCGGCCTTTATTCGTGCGGAGGGTTTAATACCCCGACGCTTGCGTCGGGGTTGTTGATTTCGGCTGTCTTGTGAGATTTATATTGTGTAAGCGGGAGAATCTTTTACCGTTATTAAATTATATTTTTAGTATCTATCTAGCGTGCATTAAATTCAAAAGAACCGGATGCTTTGCTGCATTTTATTTTGAGTTTAATTTTTTTATCGTTGTAAGCAGACATATCAATTTCGGTATTTAATATATTTCCGTCTTTATTATTATCAAAAGATGTTATTAACTTATCACCAAAACTTATTTCTGCCGAAATATTACCTGAATCTATATTCCATAAGCATTTTAACTTTTTACCTTCCTTTATTGTAAAGGTAGTGATATTCTCAGAAGTTTTATATTTAAATTTAGCCTTCCATAGATTATTAAAATTAGTTTGGGTCTGCATAATGGCTATATTTGTATCAGGAAAGAAATTTCCGATTTCACCATCCATGGCCGATTTAAAAATATAAATAGATAAGATAATCGAAAAGATCAAACTCAAAAGAGTTAAAACCGCGGCGGCAATAAGAGGCCAGAGATTTGCCTTGTTTCTTTTATTTACAGCATCCGAAATATGAGGCATCTGTCTACCGCAGCTGCCGCAAAACGGTATTCCGGCAGCTTGAATAAATCCGCATGATGTGCATTTTATCCTCTTACTTTTTCGGGCCGCTACAAGATAAAGAACAAGTCCAAGCACTGCCGATAGAAAAAATATAATTAAAACCCAAA is a window from the Treponema denticola genome containing:
- a CDS encoding P-II family nitrogen regulator; this translates as MKDFSLLIILVPFGRARKIVKYAKDKGLTGATIMIAFGTVKSKVLDFLGIQETRKELILTAGHGDFLDGLMDELNKKFNLTRKNFGIAFRMPLSFINIENTLDDEKPVFKREEVKTMKSAIFTVVNRGKASEVVDASLEAGARGGTIIHARGSGLNQTKLIFDMEIEPEKEIVLTIVDDDQLENVVEAIRKKSDVEKEGHGILFVIPVSKAYGIK
- a CDS encoding DUF1538 domain-containing protein, coding for MNILIDKFKEVLMSVLPIVILTTILNFAFIHIDYSVFIRFLIGSVCIILGLAFFLFGIEMSVTKIGLQMGKEITKRNNILILILGGFALGFLISIAEPDLQILASQVKTVTKSGIPALRLIVVVSVGVAAFVVFGILRTVFNISQKIIFALSYGVIFLLSLFSSSEFISISFDSSGTTTGAITVPFILALAAGVSEMKKDSAASERDAFGLVGMASAGAILAVLALSVLGKTKEISADDFVFNLDVHAQIFYPFAEHFLPVLYECIMSLLPLTVIFLITNFISIKLRAKDLIPIIKGLIITLIGLFLFMWGAKSGFLDVGIAMGSRLGEIGTRPLILFIGALIGIVSILAEPAVYVLTVQIENVTSGHIPRKIVLIFLCIGVSFAVMLSLLRIIEPAFQLWHILLPGYIVSLLLSIIVPDLFVSIAFDAGGVASGPMTATFVLSLAQGLADYTPTANVLIDGFGIIAAVALAPIISLQILGLIFKIKSAGEQK
- the recQ gene encoding DNA helicase RecQ gives rise to the protein MTRGSKGSDSKKRLTSPEDILKQVFGYDEFRPFQKEIIDSLLQKKDVLAVMPTGGGKSLCYQIPALIFEGVTIVVSPLISLMHDQICGLETIGVEAVALNSSLDWEKYADNIRRIKNGEVKILYVAPETLVSDRCKELLSSIKVDCLTIDEAHCISEWGHDFRPEYRQLAEIRKLLKESVCLAITATATEKVRSDIKKMLKLKTPKEFIAGFNRKNIFLEVKEKQKSFEQASEFLKEHRGESGIIYCFSRKQADTLAVQLSVLGYNAKPYHAGLSDELRQKTQNDFINDDIEIIVATVAFGMGINKPNVRFVIHFDLPKSIEQYYQEIGRAGRDGNPAHALLLFSAADIFKLKFLMQDKSPDEVKKAEAMLSAISNYAQANSCRRRAILKYFGENISEGKLKEIQGDAPCCDFCSREKIEKTDLTVPVQKFLSCVVRTGCRFGASYIIDVLLGSKQKRILENKHNDLSVWGIGTEFNREGWFNLVRILLAEDYLVKDEDYSVLSLTQKAKEELQARTSIMLPFNYEKDNSAKKEVKEKSKPQTFENNLDGRGKAIVNALKQKRRELADEARVPAYVIFSDKTIFDLGVKKPATIAELDNIFGIGKAKKDKYGDIILKTISSARKSK
- a CDS encoding TetR/AcrR family transcriptional regulator, which translates into the protein MFFPYNIDMAKFKRKTKEERTHEIIEAAKKVFLKKGFHNTTMEDIVAATSLSKGGVYQYFKSTKAIMFAIMQEGNYFRYRRNEEIFSSAKKIDDPYEIVTQALEAKLFDNVPEKRLYLMFLAEILYDKEYEALFWKLEDQAHKFISENLEHLFKEGTFAGKKIKYKTNKTGRLYSRLFNGILIMYELFEDKTPFDRGKRELHDLLYSCVKKSFTIE
- a CDS encoding MATE family efflux transporter encodes the protein MTDKREHLISGNMFKLMLELSIPGIIGMFVISLYSFVDAIFVGRYVSSVALGAISVAYTFTLINNGIAVLVGIGSASVLSRAVGRSDQETVDSIMGNVLLLTLLFSLGTMTIGLIFAPQLLALIGAEGEMLRLGVSYLRIVYIGSLFVNFGQAANMVMRGEGRMGLAMLLMGISAVLNIILDAVFVIVLKKGLEGAAIATVISQVVLAICNFCYFAFFSKNVKFKHFKLQKSIVKETLSIGFSAMLMQVFALLQQAVMYSTLKRYGGEDQVILMGAFFRYLMLSFIPLWGISQGYQPFAGTNFGAQKLDRVKKGTFLFYGFGLFLSLIFWLVFLIMPEQVLGLFLKNKELISLGRTNAMLAISLFPLSAIMIINLTLFQALGKAKYAGMLVIARQFLLYIPAVLILPVFLGTRGVWISSPIIDTLVTVLSAFIVIKLFKKDLSTKDKPLSA